From Paenibacillus sp. GP183, one genomic window encodes:
- a CDS encoding DUF1232 domain-containing protein, translating into MSEDKRDLTLGLLLKSLLEKHSLSMRKLSTLTGIDTATISRIINGKQQAKLNHLKQFACHLNIPIERLIKAAGFEVGRHREDIHLDIHNSVDTIQEVLGNLFDQQFTTARVEQELDKYQQYAQTEEGHQIIYQDFKTKVEQVSGAGPFIEQLKHMHTEYCKDTTSTAKRAVLGSALLYFILSADIIPDYVFPIGYLDDAMAVQIVLNRLSKINNTG; encoded by the coding sequence ATGTCTGAGGACAAAAGAGACCTAACCCTTGGTTTACTGTTAAAGTCATTGTTAGAGAAACATTCGCTGTCGATGCGTAAGCTTAGTACACTCACAGGAATCGATACAGCAACAATCTCACGAATTATAAATGGAAAGCAACAAGCAAAGCTTAATCACTTAAAACAATTTGCTTGCCACCTTAACATTCCGATAGAGAGGTTGATTAAAGCAGCTGGTTTTGAAGTTGGAAGACACCGAGAAGACATTCATTTAGATATTCATAATTCAGTTGATACCATTCAAGAAGTCCTTGGTAATTTATTCGATCAACAGTTTACTACAGCCCGTGTTGAACAGGAATTAGATAAATATCAGCAATACGCGCAAACTGAGGAAGGTCATCAAATCATTTATCAGGATTTTAAAACAAAAGTTGAGCAAGTAAGTGGTGCAGGCCCATTTATTGAACAGTTGAAACACATGCATACTGAATATTGCAAGGATACTACTTCAACGGCCAAACGTGCCGTGCTTGGAAGTGCACTGTTATATTTCATTTTATCTGCAGACATTATTCCGGATTACGTCTTCCCAATTGGCTATTTAGATGATGCTATGGCTGTTCAGATTGTATTAAACCGACTTTCAAAAATCAACAATACTGGATGA
- the ytaF gene encoding sporulation membrane protein YtaF: protein MDIGSLIPMIAIGVASNLDNAGVGVAYGVKKIRVPFMANIVIAMMGFLLALVGGLFGDWISLWLPPFICNVIGMIVLVTIGIWVLIQPLLDKKLKQQPTNRNLLSRILRNPEEADMDGSKSVGFIESIILGITLSINNLAGGFDAGITHLNIWATSFISGALSFFCVGLCAYLGARFAADKLGKQANAVSGVLLILVGLHQVLS from the coding sequence ATGGATATAGGTAGCTTGATACCAATGATAGCAATCGGTGTAGCATCAAATCTTGATAATGCTGGGGTTGGCGTTGCATATGGAGTAAAGAAAATTAGGGTTCCATTTATGGCTAATATCGTCATTGCCATGATGGGATTTCTGCTTGCACTTGTAGGGGGTCTTTTTGGAGATTGGATTTCTCTCTGGCTACCACCCTTTATCTGCAATGTCATTGGCATGATTGTATTGGTTACCATCGGGATTTGGGTATTAATTCAACCATTGCTTGATAAAAAATTAAAACAACAACCAACTAATCGTAATCTTCTATCCCGAATTTTGCGAAATCCTGAGGAGGCAGACATGGATGGATCAAAGTCAGTTGGTTTTATTGAATCCATCATACTTGGGATCACTTTATCCATAAATAATTTAGCTGGGGGATTTGATGCCGGGATTACTCATCTAAATATTTGGGCAACTTCATTTATTTCTGGAGCGTTAAGCTTCTTTTGTGTTGGTTTATGTGCTTATTTGGGGGCAAGGTTTGCTGCTGATAAGTTAGGAAAACAGGCGAATGCTGTCTCTGGAGTTCTTCTTATTCTTGTGGGTTTGCATCAAGTATTAAGCTAA
- a CDS encoding S-layer homology domain-containing protein: protein MKKTLAILSVFSMLSLSAVPAFAAENNGNININGNQNIIQVKNNTEVNNVNINLVDINGHWAEKYIKDLVSKGILEGDDKHHFNPDQHVTREQFAAMVARMFHLKNMSSTQDFVDVPQKRWSYNVVEATKDYFDAYKDLNGGYDFLPAEGAKRQDVTVTLVKVIMKLNASIQLMDANSSDQLLQSKFKDASDIAVVLRPYVATAVQNNLIQGDDQGRFNPDRTLTRAEASTLLDRLSDLNIVVGVPSGSTTVTGSTYGTTSK from the coding sequence ATGAAAAAAACGTTGGCAATTTTATCCGTGTTCTCGATGCTGTCTCTCTCCGCTGTACCGGCATTCGCTGCAGAAAACAATGGTAACATCAACATCAATGGAAACCAGAACATCATCCAAGTTAAGAACAACACTGAAGTAAATAACGTCAACATCAATTTGGTTGATATTAACGGACACTGGGCAGAAAAATACATAAAGGACCTCGTTTCAAAAGGAATCCTCGAAGGCGATGACAAACACCATTTCAATCCTGACCAGCACGTAACACGAGAACAATTCGCCGCAATGGTGGCAAGAATGTTTCATTTGAAAAACATGTCCAGCACGCAGGATTTTGTTGACGTACCACAAAAACGTTGGTCGTACAATGTAGTGGAAGCCACTAAAGATTATTTCGACGCTTACAAAGATCTGAACGGTGGTTATGACTTCCTTCCTGCGGAAGGGGCAAAAAGACAAGACGTGACGGTTACCCTCGTCAAAGTGATCATGAAATTGAATGCGTCCATTCAATTGATGGATGCTAATTCTTCAGATCAACTCCTTCAAAGTAAGTTCAAGGATGCAAGCGATATTGCTGTCGTACTTCGTCCTTATGTAGCTACGGCTGTTCAAAACAATCTGATCCAAGGGGACGACCAAGGCCGATTCAATCCAGATCGTACGCTTACCCGTGCAGAGGCATCGACACTACTGGATCGTTTGTCCGATCTCAATATCGTTGTTGGGGTTCCTTCTGGTTCCACGACGGTTACTGGAAGCACGTATGGCACTACTTCTAAATAG
- a CDS encoding undecaprenyl-diphosphate phosphatase — protein sequence MNFLQTIIFAIIQGITELFPISSVAHGVLTPYFFHWNLDDKFLKEHFLPYVVMLHLGTALALLVYFRKEWIEILRSLLDQKRKDSRRLLVYLIIATIPAALIGLVLEKSLRNIFSNVALCAVFLILNGFLLFFGEKSSGKGTKDINDLSLRQVFIIGLFQSLALIPGFSRSGASMTAGFWMGLKHEAAARFSMLMATPIIIGAGIVEVPKLMKHGTSGLLSMSLLGGLFAGIFAFLSVWILMKWFHKHEFRAMRPFAIYCWLIGIIVLITYWI from the coding sequence ATGAATTTTTTACAAACGATTATTTTTGCCATTATTCAAGGAATTACAGAATTATTTCCCATCAGTAGTGTTGCACATGGAGTTCTTACTCCCTATTTCTTTCACTGGAACCTCGATGACAAGTTCCTAAAAGAGCATTTCCTTCCCTATGTCGTCATGCTTCATTTAGGGACAGCCCTTGCTTTACTTGTTTATTTTCGTAAAGAATGGATAGAAATACTGCGTTCGTTATTGGATCAAAAGCGTAAAGATAGCCGGAGGCTACTCGTTTATCTCATCATCGCAACAATCCCAGCTGCGTTGATCGGATTAGTGCTTGAAAAATCTCTTCGCAACATTTTTAGCAATGTTGCATTATGCGCAGTGTTTTTGATCTTGAACGGTTTTTTGCTTTTTTTCGGGGAAAAGTCATCTGGCAAGGGCACAAAAGATATAAATGATCTGAGTTTGCGGCAGGTGTTCATTATCGGTTTGTTCCAGTCATTAGCTCTGATTCCTGGCTTTTCACGTTCGGGTGCAAGCATGACAGCTGGGTTCTGGATGGGCCTGAAACATGAAGCAGCAGCACGCTTTTCCATGCTAATGGCGACACCTATTATTATCGGAGCCGGCATTGTAGAGGTTCCCAAATTAATGAAACATGGTACTAGCGGATTGCTCAGCATGTCACTATTGGGAGGACTGTTTGCCGGGATATTCGCCTTTCTTAGCGTATGGATTTTAATGAAATGGTTTCATAAGCATGAATTTCGGGCCATGCGTCCATTTGCAATTTACTGCTGGCTCATTGGTATCATTGTTTTGATTACATACTGGATTTAA
- a CDS encoding IS110 family transposase, which yields MKFKQSDGQNQRIERISTSHLVVGIDIAKETHVAQATNFRGIVLTKRHLTFPNTREGFEKLDRWMDGLQQKHRLKGLIIGMEPTGHYGFNLANWLADKGKHVVMVNPATTKRNKENRDNSPSKSDPKDALVIADVVSRGYYYEYSRQATVFQRLRTIMSDREFWVTNSVRLQNRIIRWLDIRFPEYFSVFKNWTYKRSLTTLKEFPSPRDIESLSVSEVITGWKKHMKRAGGSTGMQKAAQLIAQAKRSVGETTALDEAKQDLERLLQEFERIVEMLDRIEQDIEVLLSEIPMADHLRSIGLGTICIAAILSGAGDLTQYAHGRQLLRKAGLNLAEKMSGKYKGQIMLSKRGDATLRKYLYLATLQLVGNHAVFRQLHEHNVQVKKMKKQQSVFKLLGKLARIIIGIVGRGETFSPEKAAPTCTQAA from the coding sequence ATGAAGTTTAAGCAATCAGACGGACAAAATCAACGCATTGAACGAATCTCCACATCTCACCTTGTTGTAGGTATCGACATTGCAAAGGAAACTCATGTAGCACAAGCGACTAATTTTCGTGGCATCGTACTTACTAAGCGACATCTTACATTCCCAAATACACGTGAGGGTTTCGAAAAATTAGATCGATGGATGGATGGATTACAACAGAAACATCGATTAAAGGGACTCATCATCGGCATGGAGCCGACCGGACACTACGGGTTTAATCTGGCTAATTGGCTTGCCGACAAGGGCAAGCACGTTGTCATGGTGAATCCGGCCACCACCAAACGAAACAAGGAGAACCGCGATAATTCTCCCTCCAAAAGTGATCCGAAAGATGCGCTTGTCATCGCAGATGTGGTCAGCCGAGGCTACTACTATGAATACTCGCGACAGGCTACTGTCTTTCAAAGGTTGCGCACAATTATGAGTGACCGGGAATTTTGGGTGACGAATAGTGTACGGCTGCAGAACCGGATCATCCGCTGGTTAGACATTCGGTTCCCCGAGTATTTCTCGGTGTTTAAAAACTGGACCTACAAACGTTCCTTGACTACGCTTAAAGAATTCCCTTCTCCGCGGGATATAGAATCTCTGTCCGTCTCCGAGGTGATCACAGGATGGAAAAAGCATATGAAGCGAGCCGGTGGCTCCACTGGCATGCAGAAGGCTGCGCAGCTCATCGCTCAAGCTAAGCGAAGTGTAGGCGAAACGACTGCCCTCGATGAAGCGAAGCAGGATTTAGAGCGGCTATTACAAGAGTTCGAACGGATTGTTGAAATGCTAGATAGAATTGAACAGGATATAGAAGTGTTGCTCAGTGAAATTCCTATGGCCGATCATCTTCGATCCATCGGCCTAGGCACTATCTGCATTGCAGCCATTCTATCAGGTGCTGGCGACCTAACACAGTATGCCCATGGACGTCAGTTATTGCGTAAAGCAGGCTTAAACCTGGCTGAAAAAATGTCAGGAAAATATAAGGGTCAAATCATGCTCTCAAAAAGGGGCGATGCTACACTGCGGAAATATCTGTATCTGGCCACGCTCCAACTCGTTGGAAATCATGCTGTGTTCCGACAGCTGCATGAGCATAATGTTCAAGTCAAGAAAATGAAGAAGCAACAGTCGGTATTTAAACTGCTTGGAAAACTGGCACGAATCATCATTGGCATTGTTGGGCGGGGAGAAACTTTTTCTCCTGAAAAAGCGGCCCCTACTTGCACTCAAGCTGCTTAA
- the ftsW gene encoding putative lipid II flippase FtsW, whose amino-acid sequence MTAAKRGKPDFLFLFLTFLLVSFGLVMVFSASAATSIMRYHSAWYFEKRQSVWAIIGVISMFIFMNIPYKKFEKWGKILFLVSLILLLLVVIVGININGHKSWFGIGSFGIQPTELAKIALVLYIAALIHKKGEKFQQFKKGLLPVILLMGLVVGLIMLQPDIGSVIVILLGASVVIIVGGANFKHLLAILLCVSPIALIIVLAKSYRIQRFTSFLHPWVDPQGTSYQLVQSLYAFGHGGITGTGFGLGIEKNFYLPEAHTDFIFSVIGEEFGFIGDAIFLLIYVLFLWRGLLIAVRCENVFGSLAGIGIISLIGFQALVNLGGVTGSIPITGVPLPFISYGDQFQANKTSELFSDM is encoded by the coding sequence ATGACTGCCGCAAAGAGAGGAAAACCTGACTTTCTCTTTCTTTTTCTGACCTTTTTGCTGGTATCTTTTGGATTAGTCATGGTATTTAGTGCAAGTGCAGCAACATCCATCATGAGGTACCACAGTGCTTGGTACTTTGAAAAAAGACAGTCCGTTTGGGCCATTATCGGAGTGATTTCGATGTTCATTTTTATGAATATTCCTTATAAAAAATTCGAAAAATGGGGCAAAATCTTATTTTTGGTTAGTCTTATTCTTTTATTACTCGTCGTGATCGTGGGTATTAATATTAATGGACATAAAAGCTGGTTCGGTATAGGATCCTTTGGGATCCAACCAACTGAATTGGCTAAAATTGCTTTAGTGCTTTATATAGCTGCCTTAATCCATAAAAAAGGCGAAAAATTTCAGCAATTTAAAAAGGGACTTTTACCCGTTATTCTCCTTATGGGTTTAGTAGTTGGGCTCATCATGCTGCAGCCTGATATTGGCTCTGTTATTGTCATACTTCTCGGTGCTTCGGTAGTTATTATTGTAGGCGGGGCTAATTTCAAGCATTTGCTAGCCATATTATTATGTGTTTCCCCAATAGCCTTGATAATCGTTTTAGCTAAAAGCTATCGAATACAACGATTTACTTCTTTTTTGCATCCGTGGGTCGATCCACAAGGAACCTCTTATCAGCTTGTTCAATCCTTGTATGCTTTTGGACATGGTGGAATCACTGGAACAGGATTTGGACTAGGTATAGAAAAGAATTTTTATCTACCCGAAGCGCATACTGATTTTATTTTTTCAGTAATTGGAGAAGAATTTGGCTTTATAGGAGATGCCATTTTTTTACTCATTTATGTATTGTTTTTATGGAGAGGCCTTCTAATTGCAGTTCGATGTGAGAATGTATTTGGAAGTTTAGCCGGAATAGGGATTATTTCTCTAATAGGGTTCCAGGCTCTGGTTAATTTAGGGGGAGTCACCGGCAGTATTCCTATAACGGGAGTACCCCTTCCATTCATAAGCTACGGAGATCAATTTCAAGCCAATAAAACGTCCGAGCTTTTTAGCGATATGTAA